Proteins encoded together in one Candidatus Sulfotelmatobacter sp. window:
- a CDS encoding (deoxy)nucleoside triphosphate pyrophosphohydrolase produces the protein MAALIVKDSKLLVCQRTRHQTMPLKWEFPGGKIEEGEQPRDALRRELEEELGILATIGDEVKRIQHEYPNGGMVELRFFIVREFRRELENRIFKDIQWADPKSLPSFDFLEADLTLVRELAAGRLL, from the coding sequence GTGGCAGCCCTCATCGTAAAGGACAGCAAGCTGCTGGTGTGTCAGCGCACGCGCCACCAGACGATGCCGTTGAAGTGGGAGTTCCCCGGCGGAAAAATTGAAGAAGGAGAACAGCCGCGCGACGCGCTGCGCCGCGAACTGGAAGAGGAACTCGGCATCCTGGCGACGATCGGCGATGAGGTCAAGCGGATTCAGCATGAGTATCCCAATGGAGGAATGGTGGAGTTGCGCTTCTTCATTGTCCGGGAATTTCGGAGGGAACTCGAGAACAGGATTTTCAAGGACATCCAGTGGGCCGATCCCAAGAGCTTGCCCTCGTTCGATTTTCTGGAAGCCGATCTGACGCTGGTGCGGGAGCTGGCCGCGGGTAGGCTACTGTAA
- a CDS encoding divalent metal cation transporter, which produces MKVFKRSRTRILMFLAVVGPGFITANVDNDAGGILTYSQAGAQFGYLLLWTMIPVTLALIVVQEMCARMGAVTGKGLSDLIREEFGLRITFLMMIGILITNFGNVVTEFIGISTSLELFGLSKFITVPVCGVIVWLIVVKGQYKSVEKIFLAASFFYVTYIFAGALAHPLWKDAALATIKPPSAHAFRDQAYLFMLISVIGTTIAPWMQFYLQASVVEKGVTKRGFQASRLDVITGCVFTDIVAWFIIVACAATLYLHGFRDIKFAADAAQALKPLAGDYAYMLFAVGLFNASLFAASILPLSTAYTVCEGLGFESGVGMKFSEAPAFYWLYTLLIVAGGAVVLVIPKQQAFRIAVGSQALNGIVLPFVMIFMLLLINKKELMGEYVNTRLFNIVAWATTVIMIVLSAALMVAPS; this is translated from the coding sequence ATGAAGGTCTTCAAGCGCTCCAGAACCCGAATCCTGATGTTCCTCGCCGTCGTCGGTCCGGGGTTCATTACTGCCAACGTCGATAACGACGCTGGCGGCATTCTCACCTATTCGCAGGCGGGCGCGCAATTCGGTTATCTCCTTCTCTGGACCATGATCCCAGTTACGCTCGCGCTGATCGTGGTGCAGGAGATGTGCGCCCGCATGGGTGCGGTCACCGGCAAAGGGCTCAGCGATCTCATCCGCGAGGAATTCGGCCTGCGCATCACCTTCCTCATGATGATCGGCATCCTCATCACCAACTTCGGCAACGTGGTCACCGAATTCATCGGCATCTCGACCAGCCTGGAATTATTCGGATTGTCGAAGTTCATCACGGTGCCCGTATGCGGGGTGATCGTCTGGCTCATCGTGGTCAAGGGGCAATACAAGAGCGTGGAAAAGATTTTCCTGGCCGCATCTTTTTTCTACGTGACCTACATTTTTGCCGGAGCCCTTGCCCATCCGTTGTGGAAAGACGCCGCTCTCGCGACCATCAAACCCCCGTCAGCGCATGCTTTTCGCGATCAGGCCTACCTGTTCATGCTGATCAGTGTCATCGGAACCACGATTGCCCCCTGGATGCAGTTTTACCTGCAAGCCTCCGTGGTGGAGAAAGGCGTCACCAAACGTGGCTTCCAGGCTTCCCGCCTGGACGTGATCACCGGATGTGTTTTCACCGACATCGTGGCCTGGTTCATTATCGTGGCCTGTGCCGCTACGCTCTATCTCCACGGCTTCCGCGACATCAAGTTCGCCGCCGATGCCGCCCAGGCGCTCAAACCGCTCGCCGGAGACTACGCCTACATGCTTTTCGCCGTAGGACTTTTCAATGCGTCTCTGTTTGCCGCCTCGATCCTGCCCCTTTCCACCGCCTATACCGTGTGCGAAGGCCTGGGTTTTGAATCGGGCGTGGGTATGAAGTTCAGCGAGGCTCCCGCTTTCTATTGGCTCTACACGCTTCTGATCGTGGCCGGCGGAGCGGTGGTTCTCGTCATCCCCAAGCAGCAAGCCTTCCGAATCGCCGTGGGATCGCAGGCTTTGAACGGAATCGTTCTGCCCTTTGTGATGATTTTCATGCTTCTGCTGATCAACAAAAAAGAACTGATGGGAGAGTACGTCAATACTCGCCTGTTTAATATAGTGGCTTGGGCGACCACTGTGATCATGATCGTGCTGTCGGCAGCGCTGATGGTGGCGCCATCGTAG
- a CDS encoding CBS domain-containing protein, with protein MLTLALSELLGATVYDPSGASGRVREVALAPQEDRSRISSLIVKTKSGNRILQLANVSEINGGIRTSTPAAEWPTENGTEGLFLLERDLLDQQVIDINGRKVVRVNDVDLQVDPPGDKAIDKGNDKGNGKADAKAQDAKAQDAKAQEAKAQEVDRVHPVTNPILRVQSVDVGARGAVRRLLRGVAPKTALHALLIRIPPRSIPWKFIDVIETDPARRVKLKIAYEGLSKLHPADIADIVEDLAPDERQAVFQSLDEETAAEALEEVNPRVQKAIVESLDSEKAADIVGEMNPDAAADLLADLPEERTEQILVQMEPEAQQEVVELLEHHEQTAAGRMTTEFLALPVTATVQNAVDSMREFEGGVEAVSTIYLVDSHGTLAGAVPLARLVLADSTTPMLSLMQEPLVLARQGASENDVAELFDKYNLQTLPVVDAHNKLTGVITSDDVISMLRAKL; from the coding sequence ATGCTGACTCTTGCCCTGAGCGAACTGCTGGGCGCCACGGTGTATGACCCCTCTGGCGCGTCCGGACGGGTGCGCGAGGTTGCGCTCGCTCCTCAGGAGGACCGTTCTCGCATCTCGTCGCTGATCGTAAAGACAAAATCAGGGAACCGCATTCTTCAGCTCGCCAACGTCTCGGAGATCAACGGCGGCATTCGAACTTCGACTCCCGCCGCCGAGTGGCCCACCGAGAACGGCACTGAAGGCCTGTTTTTGCTCGAGCGCGATCTCCTTGATCAACAGGTCATCGACATCAACGGACGCAAGGTCGTACGCGTCAACGACGTCGACCTTCAGGTCGATCCTCCCGGCGATAAAGCTATCGATAAAGGCAACGATAAAGGCAACGGCAAGGCCGACGCTAAAGCCCAAGATGCCAAAGCCCAAGATGCCAAAGCCCAAGAGGCTAAAGCTCAGGAAGTCGACCGCGTCCATCCCGTCACCAATCCCATACTGCGCGTTCAGTCAGTCGACGTAGGGGCGCGCGGCGCAGTCCGGCGCTTGCTGCGCGGAGTTGCGCCTAAAACGGCTTTGCACGCTCTACTGATTAGGATTCCTCCGCGCAGCATTCCGTGGAAGTTCATCGATGTCATTGAGACCGATCCCGCCCGCCGGGTGAAGCTGAAAATTGCCTACGAAGGCCTTTCGAAGCTGCATCCCGCCGACATCGCTGACATCGTCGAAGATCTCGCCCCCGATGAGCGTCAGGCCGTGTTCCAATCCCTGGACGAAGAGACCGCCGCCGAAGCCCTGGAAGAGGTCAACCCGAGGGTTCAGAAAGCGATTGTCGAGTCGCTCGATTCGGAGAAGGCCGCCGATATCGTTGGCGAGATGAATCCCGACGCGGCCGCCGACCTGCTGGCAGATCTTCCGGAGGAGCGCACCGAACAGATTCTCGTGCAGATGGAACCGGAAGCACAGCAGGAAGTGGTCGAACTGCTCGAGCACCACGAACAGACCGCTGCGGGCCGCATGACCACCGAGTTCCTCGCCCTGCCGGTGACCGCGACCGTGCAAAATGCCGTCGATTCTATGCGCGAATTCGAAGGCGGAGTCGAAGCCGTCAGCACCATCTACCTCGTGGATTCGCACGGCACGCTCGCTGGTGCAGTTCCGCTGGCCAGACTCGTGCTCGCCGACTCGACAACCCCCATGCTATCGCTGATGCAAGAACCGCTCGTCCTCGCCCGCCAGGGCGCCAGCGAAAACGACGTCGCGGAACTCTTCGACAAATACAATCTCCAGACTCTTCCCGTCGTCGATGCGCACAACAAGTTGACCGGCGTCATTACTTCGGATGACGTGATCAGTATGCTGCGGGCGAAACTGTAG
- a CDS encoding ABC transporter permease, which produces MRHIFDIIGQTFRALWAHKLRSFLTMFGIAWGVGSLLLLVGLGEGFRSGNRKQFDSIGENVMFIWSGRAPAVQGSFTALRQYYLTYRDYEDILRECPSVGAAAPAITRNDIRAVSEFFQASGQIAGVPANYNKIRNLPLSDGRWLNDMDDVQHRAVIVIGDEVRRTLFAGRPAVGASILLNDVSFEVVGTLQKIGHGDNMNQNLKSFVPFHTMQDYFRPLNTGTGTDTISLINYQPKSRAVHEAAQQEVHKVIARNHGFDPNNPDSFDEWDTIKTVDTVGKIFDAMNMFLGSVGLVTLALGAIGIINIMLVAVADRTREIGLRKAVGATNTSIMFQFFVEGAFLTLLSGGIGIAGAAGLMALLAGVDLGGGFDPPKLVASTAALAVVSLGVAGIAAGLYPARRAAMLEPVEALRKE; this is translated from the coding sequence GTGCGCCACATCTTCGACATTATCGGGCAGACCTTCCGGGCACTGTGGGCGCATAAGCTGCGCTCGTTTCTGACTATGTTCGGCATTGCGTGGGGCGTTGGATCCCTGCTGTTGCTGGTTGGGCTCGGCGAGGGGTTTCGCTCGGGGAATCGCAAACAGTTCGACTCCATCGGCGAGAACGTGATGTTCATCTGGTCGGGACGCGCGCCGGCCGTACAGGGCAGTTTCACTGCGTTGCGGCAGTATTATCTGACTTATCGGGATTACGAAGACATCCTGCGGGAATGCCCCAGCGTCGGGGCAGCCGCTCCGGCAATTACGCGGAACGATATTCGTGCGGTGAGCGAATTTTTCCAGGCAAGCGGGCAGATTGCAGGTGTGCCGGCCAACTACAACAAAATCCGCAATCTTCCGCTCAGTGATGGGCGCTGGCTCAATGATATGGATGATGTGCAGCATCGCGCTGTGATCGTCATCGGCGATGAAGTCCGGCGCACACTGTTCGCGGGCCGACCGGCGGTGGGGGCGAGCATTCTGCTGAACGATGTCAGCTTCGAAGTGGTGGGCACGCTGCAAAAAATCGGGCACGGCGACAACATGAATCAGAATCTCAAGAGTTTTGTGCCCTTTCACACCATGCAAGACTACTTTCGCCCATTGAACACGGGAACCGGGACGGATACGATTTCATTGATCAATTACCAGCCCAAGTCGCGTGCCGTGCACGAGGCGGCGCAACAGGAAGTTCACAAAGTTATTGCCCGCAACCACGGCTTCGACCCGAATAATCCTGACTCTTTCGATGAATGGGACACCATCAAGACGGTGGACACGGTCGGCAAAATCTTTGACGCGATGAATATGTTTCTGGGCAGCGTGGGACTGGTCACGCTGGCGCTGGGCGCGATTGGAATCATTAACATCATGCTGGTCGCGGTCGCCGACCGAACCCGCGAGATTGGATTGCGCAAGGCTGTCGGCGCAACCAACACCAGCATTATGTTCCAGTTTTTTGTGGAGGGAGCTTTCCTGACGCTGCTGAGTGGTGGCATTGGCATCGCAGGAGCGGCGGGACTGATGGCTTTGCTCGCGGGAGTTGATCTTGGAGGAGGATTTGATCCGCCCAAACTGGTCGCCTCAACCGCAGCTCTGGCAGTGGTTTCGTTGGGAGTGGCGGGCATAGCCGCAGGACTGTATCCGGCTCGGCGCGCGGCCATGCTGGAACCCGTGGAGGCTCTCCGCAAGGAATAG
- a CDS encoding ABC transporter permease encodes MHRDLLIQAYSAMRHDLRRTLLTMAGMAWGIATVVLLLSYGNGFGKAIETIFESFGATAVGVFPGRTSQQAGGGKAGVQVRFTNDDIELLRNNVPLCRHVVREADKQSTVQNDNRSFTFTVMGLDPSIQAIWNLDIAEGRFLNDADNMQHGLYAVIASEAREKLFSGMPAVGESIRIDGVTFEVIGVGAPRMQEGDNDNNRVVYIPYNSMDVLKDNHYLDGIWMDSAGLDHDKLERTIRETLGAAHNFKPGDQRAVFVFDAQKQLSQFGIITLALKVLLAFIGTVTLGIGGVGLMNIMLVSVTQRTREIGVEKALGARRHHILFQFLSEAMVITAAGGVMGILLSYAVSIGAGRITFYSAMAKHAEAADIRLIVSPMILIVATSILAVVGVISGMVPALRAANLDPIEALRYE; translated from the coding sequence ATGCACCGCGACCTGCTCATTCAAGCATACTCGGCGATGCGCCACGACCTGCGTCGCACTCTGCTCACCATGGCGGGAATGGCCTGGGGCATAGCGACGGTGGTGCTACTGCTCTCGTATGGCAACGGCTTCGGGAAAGCGATTGAGACAATCTTTGAGAGCTTCGGAGCGACGGCAGTAGGAGTCTTCCCGGGACGAACTTCGCAGCAGGCCGGGGGCGGAAAAGCCGGAGTGCAGGTTCGTTTCACTAACGACGACATCGAACTCCTGCGCAACAATGTCCCTCTTTGCCGCCATGTGGTGCGCGAAGCCGACAAGCAGTCCACGGTGCAGAATGACAACCGGTCATTTACGTTCACGGTGATGGGGCTTGACCCTTCGATCCAGGCGATTTGGAATCTCGACATTGCGGAAGGGCGATTTCTGAACGATGCGGACAACATGCAGCACGGGCTGTATGCGGTGATCGCCTCGGAAGCGCGCGAGAAGCTTTTCTCGGGCATGCCGGCCGTGGGGGAGTCGATCCGCATCGACGGCGTGACCTTTGAAGTGATCGGCGTGGGCGCGCCGCGCATGCAGGAAGGCGACAACGATAACAATCGCGTTGTCTACATTCCCTATAACTCGATGGATGTGCTGAAGGACAATCATTATCTCGACGGCATCTGGATGGACTCGGCAGGGCTCGACCACGACAAACTGGAACGGACCATTCGGGAAACGCTGGGCGCGGCGCACAACTTTAAGCCCGGCGACCAACGCGCGGTTTTCGTCTTCGATGCGCAGAAGCAGTTGTCGCAATTCGGCATCATCACGCTAGCTCTGAAAGTTCTGCTGGCGTTTATCGGGACGGTTACGCTTGGCATTGGCGGCGTGGGCCTCATGAATATCATGCTGGTGTCGGTCACACAGCGCACGCGCGAAATCGGTGTGGAAAAGGCGCTGGGGGCGCGGCGCCATCACATTCTTTTCCAGTTCCTGTCAGAAGCCATGGTGATCACGGCGGCGGGCGGGGTGATGGGAATTCTGCTCTCCTATGCGGTATCGATTGGAGCCGGCCGCATCACGTTTTACAGCGCAATGGCAAAACATGCGGAGGCCGCGGACATTCGCCTGATTGTTTCGCCCATGATTCTGATCGTGGCAACGTCGATCCTGGCGGTGGTGGGCGTGATCAGCGGAATGGTTCCTGCTCTGCGCGCGGCGAATCTGGATCCAATAGAAGCTCTACGCTACGAGTAA
- a CDS encoding alpha/beta hydrolase fold domain-containing protein, with protein MSDDILSLSPPPADARLAYGPDANQFLDLRLPSVSPKKTSPFPLVINIHGGFWRAKYNLDHAGHLCAALTEKGLATANVEYRRVGNAGGAWPGTFADIRAAYQFLLQNAQRQNLDAKTVIIMGHSAGAQLALCLAAHEPSVTRVVSLAGVVDLRRANQLDLSNDAVVEFLRGTPGEVPDHYREADPMELSIPQARQWLIHGSADEEVPPDFSRRYVAIKQERSGKEKEDTRLLEISGAGHYDLIDPRSLAWKQVEDAVLHLAAT; from the coding sequence ATGTCCGACGACATACTGAGCTTGTCTCCACCTCCGGCCGACGCGCGCCTGGCCTATGGTCCAGACGCGAACCAATTCCTCGACTTGCGTCTACCATCGGTCAGCCCAAAAAAGACGTCGCCATTCCCGCTGGTGATTAACATCCATGGGGGCTTCTGGCGCGCGAAATACAATCTCGATCATGCCGGGCACTTATGCGCCGCGCTCACCGAGAAGGGATTGGCGACAGCGAACGTGGAATATCGGCGGGTGGGCAACGCGGGCGGAGCGTGGCCCGGCACATTCGCCGACATCCGCGCGGCCTATCAATTCCTGTTGCAAAATGCGCAGCGCCAGAATCTGGATGCGAAAACGGTCATCATTATGGGACACTCCGCCGGGGCCCAGCTTGCGCTTTGCCTGGCTGCGCATGAACCGAGCGTGACGCGGGTCGTCTCGCTGGCCGGGGTGGTTGACCTGCGACGCGCTAACCAACTCGACCTGAGCAATGATGCCGTGGTCGAGTTTCTGCGCGGGACTCCTGGCGAAGTGCCTGACCATTATCGCGAAGCGGACCCGATGGAGTTATCGATTCCGCAGGCGCGGCAGTGGCTGATTCACGGCTCCGCCGATGAAGAAGTTCCCCCCGATTTCAGCCGCCGTTACGTCGCCATTAAACAGGAGCGCTCCGGCAAAGAAAAAGAAGACACGCGCCTGCTGGAGATTTCCGGAGCAGGACATTATGACCTTATCGATCCGCGAAGCCTCGCCTGGAAGCAAGTTGAGGACGCTGTGCTGCATCTGGCTGCGACATAA